In Thauera sp. JM12B12, one DNA window encodes the following:
- a CDS encoding GspE/PulE family protein → MNAASSASSAVSRRLAFFKGLQTLTNRIHASKDVDEIMLELAPELCTLFEAERFTIYAAEEGGGSIVTRVKTGLSGVQSIRLPIGENSIAGYVAMSGAAVNIRDVYDDEELRRISPRLQLRREIDASTGFHSRQMLVAPIRDPDTGALLGVVQLINTLNGEPFSKVAEEGVLGLAQTLGVAFLRHARQPGRLRSRFDALVVDGRITGEEFAEAARAARELGRSTEAELSERFGLSAAELGAAAARYFGVPYQGFAASHVKPMDLLRNIKREYVEQTLWLPYEENAEGVVILCVDPEQVRSSGVAQNVLPKKRLQFRVTTLRDFELTVEQFFGASLDDASVSELLSGLDEPDEEGSLKDDVSAAADNELVKLVNKVIIDAYRQGASDIHIEPRPGKEKTLIRFRKDGSLVPYIEVPASYRNPLVTRIKIMCDLDIAERRKPQDGKIKFRKFAPLDIELRVATLPTQGGMEDVVMRLLANSEPIQIDKLGLLPFNLERLKGAIAKPYGIFFVCGPTGSGKTTTLHSILNHINTADTKIWTVEDPVEITQKGLRQVQVNRKAGIDFATMMRAFLRADPDVIMVGEMRDHETVSVGIEASLTGHLVFSTLHTNSAPESVVRLLDMGMDPFNFADALLGVLAQRLAKRLCLKCREAYQPGEDEVMRLLDEYCEDMHLTPAFAADPEAARRDVLARWRADFAAADGRFTLYRPVGCEHCNQGYKGRVGLHELMLGSDAIKRLVQSRGRVEQVLGQALSEGMRTLRQDGMEKVLAGITDMKQVRKVCVR, encoded by the coding sequence ATGAACGCAGCTTCTTCCGCTTCGAGTGCCGTGTCGCGCCGGCTGGCCTTCTTCAAGGGCCTGCAGACGCTTACCAACCGCATCCACGCCAGCAAGGACGTGGACGAGATCATGCTCGAGCTTGCCCCGGAGCTGTGCACCCTGTTCGAGGCCGAGCGCTTCACCATCTATGCGGCGGAGGAGGGCGGCGGCTCCATCGTCACCCGCGTCAAGACCGGCCTCAGCGGCGTGCAGAGCATTCGCCTGCCGATCGGTGAGAACAGCATCGCCGGCTACGTGGCGATGAGCGGGGCGGCGGTCAATATCCGCGACGTCTATGACGACGAGGAGCTGCGGCGCATCTCGCCGCGTCTGCAGCTGCGCCGCGAGATCGACGCGAGCACGGGTTTCCACTCGCGGCAGATGCTGGTGGCGCCGATCCGCGACCCCGACACCGGCGCTCTGCTCGGCGTCGTCCAGCTCATCAACACCCTGAACGGGGAGCCGTTCTCCAAGGTGGCCGAGGAAGGGGTCCTCGGCCTGGCGCAGACGCTGGGCGTGGCCTTCCTGCGCCATGCGCGGCAGCCGGGGCGGCTGCGTTCGCGTTTCGATGCCCTCGTCGTCGATGGCCGCATCACCGGAGAGGAGTTCGCCGAGGCGGCGCGCGCGGCGCGCGAGCTCGGACGCAGCACCGAGGCCGAGCTGAGCGAGCGCTTCGGGCTCAGCGCGGCCGAGCTCGGTGCCGCCGCCGCGCGTTATTTCGGCGTGCCCTACCAGGGTTTCGCCGCCAGTCACGTCAAGCCGATGGACCTGCTGCGCAACATCAAGCGCGAATACGTCGAGCAGACCTTGTGGCTGCCCTACGAGGAGAACGCCGAAGGTGTCGTGATCCTGTGCGTGGACCCCGAGCAGGTGCGCAGCTCCGGGGTCGCGCAGAACGTGCTGCCGAAGAAGCGGCTCCAGTTCCGCGTCACCACGCTGCGTGACTTCGAGCTGACGGTCGAGCAGTTCTTCGGGGCGTCGCTCGACGACGCCTCGGTGAGCGAGCTGCTGTCCGGCCTCGACGAGCCGGACGAGGAGGGGTCGCTGAAGGACGACGTCAGCGCCGCGGCCGACAACGAGCTCGTGAAGCTGGTGAACAAGGTCATCATCGACGCTTACCGCCAGGGCGCTTCGGACATCCACATCGAGCCGCGCCCGGGCAAGGAAAAGACGCTGATCCGCTTCCGCAAGGATGGCTCGCTCGTGCCCTACATCGAGGTCCCGGCCAGCTACCGCAATCCGCTCGTCACCCGCATCAAGATCATGTGCGACCTCGACATCGCCGAGCGCCGCAAGCCGCAGGACGGCAAGATCAAGTTCCGCAAGTTCGCGCCGCTCGACATCGAGCTGCGGGTGGCGACCCTGCCCACACAGGGTGGCATGGAAGACGTGGTGATGCGACTGCTCGCCAACAGCGAGCCGATCCAGATCGACAAGCTCGGGCTGCTGCCCTTCAACCTCGAGCGCCTGAAGGGGGCGATCGCCAAGCCCTACGGCATCTTCTTCGTGTGCGGCCCCACCGGCTCGGGCAAGACCACCACGCTGCATTCCATCCTCAACCACATCAATACCGCCGACACCAAGATCTGGACCGTCGAGGATCCGGTCGAGATCACCCAGAAGGGTCTGCGCCAGGTGCAGGTCAACCGCAAGGCCGGCATCGACTTCGCGACCATGATGCGTGCCTTCCTGCGCGCCGATCCGGACGTCATCATGGTCGGCGAAATGCGCGACCACGAGACCGTGTCGGTGGGTATCGAGGCCTCGCTCACCGGTCACCTGGTGTTCTCCACGCTGCACACGAACAGCGCGCCGGAGTCGGTCGTGCGCCTGCTCGACATGGGCATGGACCCGTTCAACTTCGCCGACGCGCTGCTCGGTGTGCTCGCGCAGCGCCTGGCCAAGCGCCTGTGCCTGAAGTGCCGCGAGGCCTACCAGCCGGGTGAGGATGAGGTCATGCGCCTGCTCGACGAATACTGCGAGGACATGCACCTGACACCTGCCTTCGCCGCCGACCCCGAGGCCGCCCGCCGTGACGTGCTGGCGCGCTGGCGCGCGGACTTCGCCGCCGCCGACGGTCGCTTCACCCTCTACCGGCCAGTGGGCTGCGAGCATTGCAACCAGGGCTACAAGGGCCGCGTCGGCCTGCACGAACTGATGCTGGGATCGGATGCGATCAAGCGCCTGGTCCAGTCGCGCGGCCGTGTCGAGCAGGTGCTCGGACAGGCGCTCTCCGAGGGCATGCGCACGCTGCGCCAGGACGGCATGGAGAAGGTGCTCGCCGGCATCACCGACATGAAGCAGGTGCGCAAGGTGTGCGTGCGCTGA
- a CDS encoding 3',5'-cyclic-nucleotide phosphodiesterase, producing MKLKVLGCSGGIGGSQSRTTSFLVDDDILLDCGTGVGDLPLEVLKGVDHVFLTHAHLDHIAALPLMIDSVGELRDAPVTIHATPETIRILHSHIFNWLIWPDFSAIPDHARPFMRFQPMNVGERVELDGRGITALPARHTVPAVAYCLDSGAGQLVFSGDTAYCAELVTRINACPALRHLILETAFAEEQQGLAVASRHLCPSMSRTLLDEIRGTPAVHISHLKPGVGARIMAQLQAAGSALGVRRLDQGDVLEF from the coding sequence ATGAAACTCAAGGTGCTGGGTTGCAGCGGCGGGATCGGCGGTTCGCAGTCGCGTACCACCTCCTTCCTGGTCGACGATGACATCCTGCTCGACTGCGGGACGGGTGTCGGCGACCTGCCGCTCGAGGTGCTCAAGGGGGTGGATCACGTCTTCCTGACCCACGCCCATCTCGATCACATCGCTGCGCTGCCCCTGATGATCGACTCGGTGGGCGAACTGCGCGATGCGCCGGTCACCATCCACGCGACGCCGGAAACCATCCGCATCCTGCATTCGCACATCTTCAACTGGCTGATCTGGCCGGACTTCTCGGCCATTCCCGATCATGCCCGGCCGTTCATGCGCTTCCAGCCGATGAACGTCGGCGAGCGCGTCGAACTGGACGGCCGCGGCATCACGGCGCTGCCGGCGCGCCACACCGTGCCCGCGGTCGCCTATTGCCTGGACAGCGGCGCGGGGCAGCTGGTGTTCTCGGGTGACACCGCCTACTGCGCGGAGCTCGTGACGCGGATCAACGCGTGCCCCGCCCTGCGCCATCTGATCCTCGAGACCGCCTTCGCCGAGGAGCAGCAGGGCCTGGCGGTGGCTTCGCGCCACCTCTGCCCGAGCATGTCGCGCACCCTGCTCGACGAGATCCGCGGCACGCCGGCGGTGCATATCAGCCATCTCAAGCCCGGCGTCGGCGCGCGCATCATGGCGCAGCTGCAGGCGGCGGGCAGTGCCCTCGGCGTGCGCCGCCTCGACCAGGGCGACGTGCTCGAGTTCTGA